A window from Pokkaliibacter sp. MBI-7 encodes these proteins:
- the gabT gene encoding 4-aminobutyrate--2-oxoglutarate transaminase encodes MSNSDLQQRKDAVIARGMGNMAPIYVERALNAELWDADGKRYIDFGAGIAVVNTGHCHPKVIAAVKAQLDKVTHTCMTVTPYREAVELAEKLVKIAPGSTPKKAMFVSTGAEAVENAVKIARAYTGRSAIIAFDGGFHGRTNMTMGLTGKVVPYKAGFGPFPNDIYRLPYPNALHGVSEEDALHALQMRFKTDVEPGRVAAIIIEPVQGEGGFYRAPVSFLQSLRKLCSEHGIMLICDEIQSGFARTGKMFAIEYAGIEADIMTMAKGIAGGFPLSAVVGKAEIMDAANPGGLGGTYAGSPIGCAAALAVMDVIEEEQLCQRAVAIGEQMVGHLNTLKAKYPQRIGEVRNLGAMIAVEFVQDGNIDKPDAELTKKLSAEAAKRGLILLTCGIRANVIRFLPALTAPFEIIDEGMQLFSDILAELV; translated from the coding sequence ATGTCCAATTCAGACCTGCAACAACGCAAAGATGCCGTGATTGCCCGTGGTATGGGTAATATGGCTCCCATCTACGTCGAGCGCGCCCTCAATGCCGAGTTGTGGGATGCCGACGGCAAACGCTACATCGACTTTGGTGCCGGTATTGCTGTGGTCAACACCGGTCACTGTCACCCTAAGGTCATTGCTGCGGTCAAGGCCCAGCTGGACAAGGTGACACACACCTGCATGACCGTAACCCCCTATCGCGAAGCCGTTGAACTGGCCGAGAAGCTGGTCAAGATCGCTCCCGGCAGCACGCCCAAGAAAGCCATGTTTGTCAGCACCGGTGCAGAAGCCGTAGAAAACGCGGTGAAGATTGCCCGCGCCTACACTGGCCGCAGTGCCATCATCGCCTTCGACGGTGGCTTCCATGGCCGTACCAACATGACCATGGGTCTGACCGGTAAAGTGGTGCCCTACAAAGCCGGTTTCGGCCCGTTCCCGAACGACATCTACCGCCTGCCTTACCCTAACGCGCTGCACGGTGTCAGTGAGGAAGACGCACTGCACGCCCTGCAGATGCGCTTCAAGACCGACGTGGAGCCAGGTCGTGTGGCGGCCATCATCATTGAGCCGGTGCAGGGTGAAGGTGGTTTCTACCGCGCTCCGGTCAGCTTCCTGCAGTCTCTGCGCAAGCTGTGCAGCGAGCATGGCATCATGCTGATCTGTGACGAAATCCAGAGCGGCTTTGCCCGTACCGGCAAGATGTTTGCCATCGAGTACGCAGGCATCGAAGCAGACATTATGACCATGGCCAAAGGGATTGCCGGTGGCTTCCCACTGTCTGCCGTGGTCGGTAAAGCAGAGATCATGGATGCGGCCAACCCCGGTGGTCTGGGCGGTACCTATGCAGGCTCCCCCATTGGCTGTGCTGCCGCTCTGGCGGTAATGGATGTCATCGAAGAAGAGCAGCTGTGTCAGCGTGCTGTCGCTATCGGCGAGCAGATGGTGGGTCACCTGAATACCCTGAAGGCCAAGTATCCTCAGCGTATCGGTGAAGTGCGTAATCTCGGTGCGATGATCGCGGTGGAGTTCGTACAGGACGGCAATATCGACAAGCCCGATGCCGAACTGACCAAGAAGCTGTCCGCTGAAGCGGCCAAGCGCGGTCTGATCCTGCTGACCTGCGGTATTCGCGCTAACGTTATTCGCTTCCTGCCTGCACTGACGGCTCCGTTCGAGATCATCGACGAAGGCATGCAGCTGTTCAGCGATATCCTGGCTGAGCTGGTGTAA
- a CDS encoding glycine zipper 2TM domain-containing protein has protein sequence MDKSMLIGIVIGAVGVTAGGAIGGYQYFNQAPQGPTEAQVLDVKTLTNTTDVPRQVCHDEVVTHQKPVQDQNRVAGSVIGALAGGLLGNQVGGGNGKTLATIAGAAAGGYAGNQVQKNMQNGDTYTTTKQVCSTVTDKKTDVVGYEVKYKLGDGIGTVKMDHKPGATIPVREGQLVLNQPNAG, from the coding sequence ATGGACAAATCGATGTTGATTGGAATCGTGATCGGTGCTGTCGGCGTCACTGCCGGTGGTGCCATTGGTGGATACCAATACTTCAATCAGGCACCCCAGGGGCCAACCGAGGCTCAGGTGCTGGATGTCAAAACCCTGACCAATACCACTGATGTACCACGTCAGGTTTGCCATGACGAAGTCGTCACCCATCAGAAACCCGTACAGGACCAGAACCGCGTAGCAGGCTCGGTCATCGGAGCACTGGCGGGAGGGCTACTCGGCAATCAGGTAGGCGGCGGGAATGGTAAAACCCTGGCGACCATCGCAGGTGCTGCCGCAGGCGGCTATGCCGGTAATCAGGTACAGAAGAACATGCAGAACGGCGATACCTACACCACCACCAAGCAGGTCTGTAGCACAGTAACAGACAAGAAAACCGATGTGGTGGGGTACGAGGTCAAGTACAAGCTGGGCGACGGCATTGGTACCGTGAAAATGGACCACAAACCCGGCGCAACCATCCCGGTCAGGGAGGGACAGCTGGTACTGAATCAGCCTAACGCGGGTTGA
- a CDS encoding TRAP transporter substrate-binding protein: protein MKAFWQKTRKTLIASVLTVTAGVTSLQAMAEQTYNWRFSNLYSRGTAYGEVYENFAKNIEAMSNGRIKIQMLYAGEGVGESGVLGAVKSGLVQMGAIFQPSHAGEIPFGVVEIGLPGTTADATKLSALFHEQGWEPVLQKAYNQQGVEWVEAYFQPAVYVITKKPVNSVEDFKGMKIRAPGAYGKFFRELGASPVALSWNEIYTSLATGVIDGAVGSNLIDHRDGNHVEVAKYMYRLPVAGAQAMPIIVNKKVWDSLPADLQAIVKTAGARHAEEQLDKSSVWVNKAVSEMEAKGLQWSPEPSDADKAAWHAAAEKVWAEYAQGDKVSAELIKIMEGTDAAK from the coding sequence ATGAAAGCTTTCTGGCAAAAAACGCGCAAAACACTGATCGCCTCCGTGCTGACCGTGACTGCAGGGGTAACCTCGCTGCAAGCCATGGCGGAGCAGACTTACAACTGGCGCTTCAGCAACCTCTACTCCCGTGGCACTGCCTACGGTGAGGTCTATGAGAACTTCGCCAAGAACATCGAAGCCATGTCCAACGGCCGCATCAAGATCCAGATGCTGTACGCAGGTGAAGGCGTGGGTGAGAGCGGTGTACTGGGTGCGGTGAAATCAGGTCTGGTGCAGATGGGCGCGATTTTCCAGCCCTCTCATGCCGGTGAAATTCCCTTCGGCGTAGTGGAAATCGGCCTGCCCGGTACCACCGCTGATGCCACCAAACTGAGCGCCCTGTTCCATGAACAAGGCTGGGAACCTGTACTGCAGAAGGCCTACAACCAGCAGGGCGTAGAGTGGGTTGAAGCCTACTTCCAGCCTGCGGTGTATGTGATCACCAAGAAGCCCGTCAACTCGGTTGAAGACTTCAAGGGTATGAAAATCCGTGCTCCCGGTGCTTACGGCAAGTTCTTCCGTGAGCTGGGCGCCTCTCCTGTTGCCCTGTCATGGAACGAGATCTACACCTCGCTGGCCACGGGCGTTATCGACGGTGCCGTCGGTTCCAACCTGATCGACCACCGCGATGGCAACCACGTTGAAGTGGCCAAGTACATGTACCGTCTGCCCGTCGCCGGTGCTCAGGCGATGCCCATCATCGTCAACAAGAAAGTCTGGGACAGCCTGCCGGCTGATCTGCAGGCCATCGTCAAGACAGCCGGTGCCCGTCACGCAGAGGAACAGCTGGACAAGTCCTCTGTATGGGTGAACAAGGCCGTCAGCGAAATGGAAGCCAAAGGTCTGCAGTGGAGCCCCGAGCCTTCTGATGCTGACAAGGCTGCCTGGCACGCCGCTGCCGAGAAGGTCTGGGCTGAATACGCTCAGGGCGACAAGGTCAGTGCTGAGCTGATCAAGATCATGGAAGGCACCGACGCGGCCAAATAA
- a CDS encoding TetR/AcrR family transcriptional regulator: protein MRSKSEERRQAIMATAAEVFREVGFEQASMAQIAARVGGSKTTLYNYFPSKEDLFVNIMMQAAEADMTALFGGLQLGQGSMEETLLRFGQRFLQLVCTDEMLALRRLLITAAGSSDIGRQFYARGPQRGMNQLALYLQQMMEQGQLCQEDPQIAARHLKGLLESEMLELCTLRVEQLPTAQRIEAVAQRAVRVFLRGYQPT, encoded by the coding sequence ATGAGAAGCAAAAGTGAAGAAAGGCGGCAGGCGATCATGGCGACCGCTGCTGAGGTATTTCGGGAGGTTGGCTTTGAACAGGCCTCGATGGCGCAGATTGCTGCGCGGGTAGGGGGGTCGAAGACGACTCTGTATAACTATTTCCCGTCCAAGGAAGACCTGTTCGTCAACATCATGATGCAGGCGGCAGAGGCAGATATGACGGCCTTGTTTGGTGGTCTGCAGCTGGGGCAGGGCAGTATGGAGGAGACCTTGCTGCGTTTCGGCCAGCGTTTTCTGCAACTGGTGTGCACTGACGAAATGCTGGCGTTGCGGAGACTGCTGATCACGGCTGCGGGTAGCAGTGATATCGGCAGGCAGTTTTATGCCAGAGGGCCGCAACGGGGAATGAACCAGCTGGCGTTGTATCTGCAGCAGATGATGGAGCAGGGCCAGCTGTGTCAGGAAGATCCACAGATTGCAGCCCGCCATCTGAAAGGTTTGCTGGAGTCTGAAATGCTGGAGTTGTGTACGTTGCGGGTAGAACAGCTGCCGACCGCACAGCGTATTGAGGCCGTCGCCCAGCGCGCCGTCCGCGTATTCCTGCGTGGCTATCAGCCAACATGA
- a CDS encoding adenylate/guanylate cyclase domain-containing protein, protein MTAALVDPLTLGTVFQRQEQEGLRLAIKGRGIALLLLGVWLISTRADAPEHALNYALVLCVFGALGLLHYRVIGSPLDRPWVKYLFVLLDIALLSGLIATQPLYAGLDLPQAIIFRAPFFPFYFVALGASTFSFSPGLVLWAGISGAAGWLGAFFYSIHDMSVTYEWSDIGRYPDTAHFVRYFFDPHFVGTAARIQESLALVLVALLIAIVMWRARTTLRRQIHGEQERQLITTIFGQYVPPVIAAQLISDQGSLEPMEAEATILFADMANFTHLTETLGAKGVVDVLNSYFDTLTRIISEHNGIITQFQGDAILATFNVPVEDRQHARRAVEAARAILTTVASQHFAGQHIKARIGICTGQVIAGSIGGGGRQNYTVHGPTVNTAARLEGMNKDYQTQVLIAETTVVRCPDTHFIEVDTTQVRGGKAPLRIFTLSKT, encoded by the coding sequence ATGACGGCTGCGTTAGTCGATCCCCTCACACTCGGTACCGTATTTCAGCGTCAGGAACAGGAAGGTCTGCGTCTTGCCATCAAGGGCCGGGGCATTGCACTGCTACTGCTGGGTGTATGGCTGATTTCCACCCGTGCCGACGCGCCAGAGCATGCCCTCAACTACGCACTGGTGCTCTGCGTGTTTGGCGCACTCGGCCTGCTGCACTATCGCGTGATTGGCAGCCCTTTGGACCGCCCCTGGGTCAAATACCTGTTTGTGTTGCTCGATATCGCTCTGCTTTCCGGCCTGATCGCCACCCAGCCGCTCTATGCCGGGTTGGATTTGCCGCAGGCGATCATCTTTCGCGCACCGTTTTTCCCGTTCTACTTTGTCGCACTCGGCGCCAGCACCTTCAGTTTTTCTCCGGGTCTGGTGCTCTGGGCGGGCATCAGCGGCGCTGCGGGCTGGCTCGGCGCGTTTTTCTACAGCATCCACGATATGAGCGTGACCTACGAATGGAGTGACATTGGCCGCTATCCGGACACCGCCCATTTTGTCCGCTATTTCTTCGACCCCCACTTTGTCGGCACCGCCGCCCGCATTCAGGAAAGCCTGGCGCTGGTACTGGTGGCGTTGCTGATAGCCATCGTTATGTGGCGTGCGCGGACGACACTACGGCGACAAATCCACGGTGAACAGGAACGGCAGCTGATCACCACCATCTTCGGCCAGTACGTACCGCCAGTGATTGCAGCACAGCTGATTTCAGATCAGGGCAGCCTGGAGCCGATGGAGGCCGAGGCCACCATCCTGTTTGCCGATATGGCCAACTTCACCCATCTCACCGAAACCCTCGGCGCTAAAGGCGTGGTGGATGTACTGAACAGTTACTTCGATACCCTGACCCGCATCATCAGCGAGCACAACGGCATCATCACCCAGTTTCAGGGGGATGCCATTCTCGCTACGTTCAACGTGCCTGTGGAAGACCGCCAGCATGCCCGCCGTGCAGTGGAAGCGGCACGCGCCATCCTGACCACGGTGGCCAGTCAGCACTTCGCCGGCCAGCATATCAAAGCCCGCATCGGTATCTGCACCGGGCAGGTGATTGCCGGCAGCATCGGTGGCGGCGGGCGGCAGAACTACACGGTGCATGGCCCGACAGTGAATACCGCTGCACGGCTGGAAGGCATGAACAAGGACTATCAGACGCAGGTGCTGATTGCAGAAACAACGGTGGTGCGCTGCCCGGACACGCACTTTATCGAAGTGGACACAACGCAGGTCAGAGGCGGAAAAGCCCCTCTGCGCATCTTTACCCTGAGTAAAACCTGA
- the cydD gene encoding thiol reductant ABC exporter subunit CydD, producing MKPSDSLSEPEFQRPVALLRYFSRYARSDNAIATVLGLVQVAMTITLAYCVASMLDGAIFQPEHSYPQSADWLLLTAALLLRSVAGYGQTLVGNRASLKIRQALRRYALQRCFALNVRLFPQFNSAELSNLIATEIDKQRGYFADYIPLQRLAVLMPLAILLAACMVNWVVALIFVFTAPLVVVFMILAGWKASDASRDNLQQLNRLGHLLADRLKNLQCLQLAQSTEQEADRLFEQSENYRKSTMAVLRVAFLSGTVLEFFSAISVALVAVYLGLYFLGKYDIGSWGPLGLYEGVFLLMLAPEFYLPLRRMGTLYHMRSDATSMAEQLIRLDQLSRTAARADQQLQIPLLQRLEVDQLRSGSADKPVHNPVSFTLLPGQKLLLKGPSGAGKTTLLDTLAGLRPRYQGEVSINGLTLDIFQQQGWFAQIGYLSQKPELLFASIRDNLTLGRQYSDTQLLAALHEARVDDVVNTLPGGLDYVISDSGGYLSGGQAQRIALARVFLHRPRLLLLDEPTANLDQDTAMAFMERLQSYTRSGAMLIMASHRPADQQFFDAEIILSGEH from the coding sequence GTGAAACCTTCCGACAGCCTTTCCGAACCCGAATTTCAGCGGCCTGTAGCGTTGCTGCGCTATTTCAGCCGCTACGCCCGTAGCGACAATGCCATCGCCACCGTGCTGGGGCTGGTGCAGGTGGCGATGACCATTACCCTGGCCTACTGCGTCGCCAGCATGCTGGATGGTGCGATATTTCAGCCCGAGCACAGCTATCCGCAGAGCGCTGACTGGTTGTTACTGACAGCGGCACTGCTGCTGCGCAGTGTCGCAGGCTACGGCCAGACGCTGGTGGGCAACCGCGCCAGCCTGAAGATTCGCCAGGCGCTGCGCCGTTACGCGCTGCAGCGTTGCTTTGCGCTCAATGTGCGGCTGTTTCCGCAGTTCAACAGTGCGGAGCTGAGCAATCTGATTGCCACTGAAATCGACAAGCAGCGCGGTTACTTCGCTGACTATATTCCGCTGCAGCGTCTGGCGGTACTGATGCCACTGGCGATCCTGCTGGCTGCCTGCATGGTCAACTGGGTAGTAGCGCTGATCTTCGTCTTTACCGCCCCGCTGGTGGTGGTTTTCATGATCCTGGCGGGCTGGAAAGCCAGTGACGCCAGCCGTGACAACCTGCAGCAACTCAATCGTCTGGGCCATCTGCTGGCCGACCGCCTGAAAAACCTGCAGTGTCTGCAGCTGGCGCAGAGCACTGAACAGGAGGCCGACCGCCTGTTCGAGCAGTCGGAGAACTACCGCAAATCCACCATGGCGGTGCTGCGGGTGGCCTTTCTGTCGGGTACGGTGCTGGAGTTTTTCAGCGCCATCAGCGTGGCGCTGGTGGCGGTCTATCTCGGCCTGTATTTCCTTGGCAAGTACGACATCGGCAGCTGGGGCCCACTGGGGCTGTATGAAGGTGTGTTCCTGCTGATGCTGGCGCCGGAGTTCTACCTGCCATTGCGCCGTATGGGCACGCTTTACCACATGCGCTCCGACGCGACCTCCATGGCCGAACAGCTGATCAGGCTGGACCAGCTTTCGCGCACCGCCGCCCGTGCCGATCAGCAACTGCAGATCCCGCTGCTGCAACGGCTGGAAGTGGATCAGCTGCGCAGTGGCAGCGCTGACAAGCCGGTGCACAACCCGGTCAGTTTCACCCTGTTGCCCGGCCAGAAGCTGCTGCTGAAAGGGCCATCTGGGGCAGGCAAGACCACCCTGCTGGATACCCTGGCAGGCCTGCGCCCGCGTTATCAGGGGGAAGTCAGCATCAATGGCCTGACGCTGGATATCTTTCAGCAGCAGGGCTGGTTTGCGCAGATCGGTTATCTGTCGCAAAAGCCCGAGCTGCTGTTTGCCAGCATTCGCGACAACCTCACGCTGGGGCGACAGTACAGTGATACGCAGCTGCTGGCGGCGCTGCATGAGGCCAGAGTCGACGACGTCGTCAATACCTTGCCCGGTGGTCTGGACTATGTGATCAGCGATAGCGGTGGCTACCTGTCGGGCGGGCAGGCACAGCGTATTGCGCTGGCGCGGGTGTTCCTGCACCGGCCACGCCTGCTGCTGCTGGATGAGCCTACCGCCAACCTTGATCAGGACACGGCGATGGCCTTCATGGAGCGGCTGCAGAGTTATACCCGCAGTGGTGCGATGCTGATCATGGCCAGCCACCGGCCCGCTGATCAGCAGTTTTTTGACGCCGAAATCATTCTCAGCGGAGAGCACTGA
- a CDS encoding ATP-binding cassette domain-containing protein translates to MTPLQKHYFALLWQHKGMALLGVLLAVITAIAGIALLAVSGWFISAAALAGLTAVSAIEFNFFTPGAMVRGFSITRTLGRYGERYTSHEATFRVISRLRADLFRLLARRHWQEVQMNRHESASRLLQDIQHIESIYVSALLPAVVVLATTAGLVISLALLLPQALPWALPLLVLAVVVMPWLYTRQVLQPQNQLHQLRVAQWQFASSVLSSMRTLSLHQQLEHSGEQMTLQAQAGDQQEIATVNRQQCSILLAQSCLTLLAVVVFWQAVVAYQQGIVAGADVFMWLLLTLGCGEVLIGASPILASLRLGLAALLRLEALQSAQTGTDLRQLTAGEGLIQLQQLSYGYPSQPQPVFQQLEVSFTAPGWYWVCGASGSGKSTLIALLAGQLQATSGVVRIRSASGRQPALMPQRIDILRASLRDNLCLHHDHSDEAIMAVLHLVELDYWTQSLPQGLDTWLGDGEWQPSGGETKRIGLARLLLQDADIMLLDEPAAGMDTALAERIFARLAQRWAGKLVIANTHDRQLMRSGQLLVEVGRSAFTCKTVR, encoded by the coding sequence ATGACGCCCCTGCAAAAGCACTATTTCGCTCTTCTCTGGCAGCACAAGGGTATGGCGCTGCTGGGCGTACTGCTGGCGGTGATCACTGCCATTGCCGGGATCGCTCTGCTGGCCGTTTCGGGCTGGTTTATCAGTGCCGCTGCACTGGCCGGGCTGACGGCGGTATCGGCTATCGAATTTAACTTTTTTACCCCCGGCGCCATGGTGCGGGGCTTTTCCATTACCCGTACCCTGGGGCGTTATGGCGAGCGTTATACCAGTCACGAGGCGACCTTCCGGGTGATCTCCCGGCTGCGGGCTGACCTGTTCCGCTTGCTGGCACGCCGTCACTGGCAGGAAGTGCAGATGAACCGCCACGAGTCGGCCAGCCGCCTGCTGCAGGATATTCAGCACATTGAGTCCATCTATGTGTCGGCGCTGCTGCCGGCGGTGGTAGTGCTGGCCACCACCGCAGGGCTGGTCATCAGTCTGGCGCTGCTGCTGCCGCAGGCACTGCCATGGGCGCTGCCACTGCTGGTGCTGGCTGTGGTGGTGATGCCCTGGCTTTACACCCGTCAGGTGCTGCAGCCACAAAATCAGTTACACCAGTTGCGGGTAGCACAATGGCAGTTTGCCAGTTCAGTGCTCAGCAGCATGCGTACCCTGAGCCTGCACCAGCAGCTGGAGCACAGTGGTGAGCAGATGACACTGCAGGCACAGGCCGGAGATCAGCAGGAGATTGCCACCGTCAACCGCCAGCAGTGCAGCATCCTGCTGGCACAGAGCTGCCTGACGCTGCTGGCCGTTGTTGTGTTCTGGCAGGCTGTTGTGGCTTATCAGCAGGGCATTGTGGCCGGTGCTGATGTGTTTATGTGGCTGTTACTGACTCTGGGCTGTGGCGAAGTGCTGATCGGCGCCAGCCCGATTCTGGCCTCGCTGCGACTGGGGCTGGCCGCGTTACTGCGACTGGAAGCGCTGCAGTCGGCACAGACCGGTACAGACCTGCGTCAGTTGACTGCCGGCGAAGGGCTGATTCAGTTGCAACAGCTCAGCTACGGCTATCCCTCACAGCCGCAGCCGGTATTCCAGCAGCTGGAGGTGAGCTTCACTGCTCCCGGCTGGTACTGGGTCTGTGGTGCCAGCGGCAGTGGGAAAAGTACCCTGATTGCCCTGCTCGCCGGGCAGTTGCAGGCTACCAGCGGTGTTGTCCGGATTCGTTCCGCCAGTGGCCGCCAGCCGGCGTTGATGCCGCAGCGCATCGACATCCTGCGGGCCAGTCTGCGCGACAATCTGTGCCTGCATCATGATCACAGCGATGAGGCCATCATGGCCGTGCTGCATCTGGTCGAGCTGGACTACTGGACACAGTCGCTGCCGCAGGGGCTGGATACCTGGCTGGGCGATGGTGAATGGCAGCCGTCTGGCGGTGAAACCAAACGCATCGGCCTGGCGCGGCTGCTGCTGCAGGATGCTGACATCATGCTGCTGGATGAGCCTGCCGCAGGGATGGATACCGCGCTGGCCGAGCGCATCTTCGCACGTCTGGCACAGCGCTGGGCAGGCAAACTGGTGATCGCCAACACCCATGACCGGCAGCTGATGCGTAGCGGACAGCTGCTGGTGGAGGTCGGGCGCAGCGCGTTTACCTGCAAAACCGTGCGCTGA
- a CDS encoding LysR family transcriptional regulator, translated as MPSSGASPANPMAELGQVGDYEIRLLKVFKTVVECGGFSAAEAVLNVSRSTISVHMSNLEQRLKLTLCSRGRSGFALTEDGIIIYDAVRRLFSQMEDFRSTVNALHVQVSGELNLVASDTISLDDRSHFPEVLGEFCQRAPDVYINFETAPMNEIERRILNEEADVGFIPYHRELDGLLYQPIYEETCYLYCSNTHPLFHEPDHNEVRVQLEQQKLVHAGIQTNPDVTVQLRGLTKAASAYYYETRTAMVLSGAYIGFLPEQYVGHWVKEGRLKPLLPDERMYKLGIAAITRQYGRLNKPRDVFMELLVRRGQR; from the coding sequence GTGCCCTCTTCAGGTGCATCGCCCGCCAACCCCATGGCTGAGCTTGGGCAGGTCGGTGATTATGAAATTCGCCTGCTGAAAGTCTTCAAAACCGTGGTCGAGTGTGGTGGCTTCTCGGCGGCTGAGGCGGTATTAAACGTCAGCCGCTCCACCATCAGTGTGCACATGTCGAATCTGGAACAACGGCTGAAGCTGACGCTGTGCAGCCGCGGGCGTTCCGGCTTCGCCCTGACCGAAGACGGTATCATCATCTATGACGCTGTGCGCCGGCTGTTCTCGCAGATGGAAGACTTCCGCTCCACCGTCAATGCCCTGCACGTGCAGGTCAGTGGTGAGCTGAATCTGGTCGCCAGCGATACCATCAGCCTCGATGATCGCAGTCATTTCCCCGAGGTGCTGGGTGAGTTCTGCCAGCGCGCACCGGATGTCTACATCAACTTCGAGACGGCGCCGATGAATGAGATCGAGCGGCGTATCCTCAATGAAGAGGCCGATGTCGGTTTCATCCCCTATCACCGTGAGCTGGACGGCCTGCTGTATCAGCCCATCTATGAAGAAACCTGTTATCTGTACTGCAGCAATACCCATCCGCTGTTTCATGAGCCTGATCACAATGAAGTGCGGGTACAACTGGAGCAGCAGAAGCTGGTACACGCCGGGATTCAGACCAACCCGGATGTCACGGTGCAGCTGCGTGGCCTGACCAAGGCCGCATCGGCGTATTACTACGAAACCCGCACTGCCATGGTGTTGTCCGGCGCCTATATCGGCTTTCTGCCTGAACAGTATGTCGGCCACTGGGTGAAGGAAGGGCGGCTTAAGCCGCTGCTGCCCGATGAGCGCATGTACAAGCTGGGGATCGCGGCAATCACCCGTCAGTACGGGCGCCTCAACAAACCGCGTGATGTGTTTATGGAACTGCTGGTACGCCGGGGGCAGCGCTAG
- a CDS encoding NAD-dependent succinate-semialdehyde dehydrogenase, which produces MSSSQPAYIADLNYLLAPVCQSEGSHWVSGDQHDSFVVTNPANGDVLAQLANHSAEDTRHAIDLASAALPAWQKLTAKARSVILRQWFNLINQHADDLALLMTLEQGKPLAEAKGEVLYGASFIEWFAEEAKRTYGDVIPSPQGDRRLLTIRQSIGVVAAITPWNFPNAMITRKVAPALAAGCTVVIKPSEETPLSAIALANLAYQAGVPRDALHLILSNRAAEVGNVMCEDSRVRKLTFTGSTPVGKILMRQCADTVKKLGLELGGNAPFIVFDDADLDAAVNGLMLSKFRNAGQTCVCANRILVQDSVYDAFVAKLKIAVEKLQVGNGTEAGVTTGPLINSKAIDKVERLVNEARAAGAEVITGGQRHAAGAGFYEPTLVINATADMSICQEEIFGPVAPLVRFSTEEEAVRIANDTPFGLAAYFYSRDIGRIWRVGEGLEYGMVGINEGGISNEVAPFGGVKESGLGREGSKYGIEDFMEIKYLCMGGI; this is translated from the coding sequence ATGTCATCTTCACAGCCCGCCTACATCGCTGACCTGAATTATCTGCTCGCGCCAGTGTGCCAGTCTGAAGGCAGCCACTGGGTCAGCGGTGATCAGCACGACAGCTTTGTGGTGACCAACCCCGCCAATGGCGATGTGCTGGCGCAGCTGGCTAACCATAGCGCAGAAGATACCCGTCACGCCATTGACCTGGCCAGTGCGGCACTACCCGCCTGGCAGAAACTGACGGCCAAGGCCCGCTCGGTGATCCTGCGTCAGTGGTTCAACCTGATCAACCAGCATGCCGATGATCTGGCCCTGCTGATGACCCTGGAACAGGGTAAGCCACTGGCAGAAGCCAAAGGGGAAGTGCTGTACGGCGCGTCCTTTATTGAGTGGTTCGCCGAAGAAGCCAAACGGACTTACGGTGATGTGATTCCGTCACCTCAGGGCGACCGCCGCCTGCTGACTATTCGCCAGAGCATTGGCGTGGTTGCTGCTATTACGCCCTGGAACTTCCCCAATGCCATGATCACCCGCAAGGTGGCACCGGCACTGGCAGCAGGCTGCACCGTGGTGATCAAGCCCTCGGAAGAAACACCACTGTCGGCCATTGCTCTGGCCAATCTGGCCTATCAGGCCGGGGTGCCTCGTGATGCGCTGCACCTGATCCTCAGCAACCGGGCAGCCGAGGTCGGCAATGTCATGTGTGAAGACAGCCGGGTGCGCAAGCTGACCTTCACCGGCTCGACCCCGGTGGGCAAGATTCTGATGCGTCAGTGTGCCGATACGGTCAAGAAACTGGGCCTGGAGCTCGGCGGTAACGCCCCTTTCATCGTCTTCGATGATGCTGATCTGGATGCCGCTGTGAATGGCCTGATGCTGTCGAAATTCCGCAACGCAGGTCAGACCTGTGTCTGTGCCAACCGTATTCTGGTGCAGGACAGCGTTTACGATGCGTTCGTCGCCAAACTGAAAATCGCTGTGGAAAAACTGCAGGTGGGCAACGGCACTGAAGCCGGTGTCACTACCGGTCCGCTGATCAACAGCAAAGCCATCGACAAGGTTGAGCGGCTGGTCAATGAAGCCCGCGCCGCCGGTGCCGAAGTCATCACCGGCGGCCAGCGTCATGCGGCCGGTGCAGGCTTCTATGAGCCGACACTGGTGATCAATGCCACCGCAGATATGAGTATCTGTCAGGAAGAAATCTTCGGCCCGGTAGCACCGCTGGTGCGCTTCTCCACTGAAGAAGAAGCTGTCCGTATTGCCAATGACACGCCTTTTGGTCTGGCCGCCTATTTCTACAGCCGCGACATCGGCCGCATCTGGCGGGTGGGCGAAGGGCTGGAATATGGCATGGTAGGCATCAACGAAGGCGGCATTTCCAACGAAGTGGCTCCCTTCGGCGGCGTCAAGGAGTCCGGTCTTGGCCGTGAAGGCTCGAAATATGGCATCGAAGACTTTATGGAAATCAAATATCTGTGCATGGGTGGCATTTAA